GTAACCATCATGATTAAATTAAAAACCCCAGCTTTCGGTAGCAATTTCTCTTAAGTTTGAAGAAAACTGTTCTTTCTGTTATTCATAGTAGTTTATCCCTCAGAGATGGGAGGGGGTTACCATTACGACCTCCTggaatctttttcttaaaacaaccTTTGCTAGgagaatagatatttttctattagtgaatatttcattttgaaatgcttTGGGTTAACTTTCAAACAGGTTTGCATGTCATGTTTCGGAAGTTTCTTGCTCACTTAGGATTGTGGTTTAGATGTAAAATAATACAGCAGGAAATAAACTGGAAGGTTATAGCTTAAGCTCTCTTTTGACGGGAAATAATTGTTAGTAATTATTCATAATCTCTTCTGATTCTTTGAAAGTGTACAGCTTCTAGCAGTATTCCGTTAGATTACTGTCGTGTGTTCTCATTACACACACAGtttggaaaagaaacatttttgtttagaGGGAaatgggggcagaggcagggagtgaGGAGCATATTAACAAAGTGGAGACTAAGAGAAGCTCTCGACTTGGCTAACTGAATCAAACTTGTAGTATTTGTTTTTACtcgattcttttttttctagaaaataccATGTGAAGTTAGAGACTCAGAGGCTTATATGTGTTACTCTTTTGAGAAAAATTATCAGGGCAAGTTTTGCACAATTTATACTATCTTAACACAGTTAAAAAGATTCACTCAGTTTCCTTAAAAGCTCCTTAGAATGTTCTTGGCCATTTTTCTATATTAGTCTGGATTTGAAACTCTTCGAACTcttaacaaaacagaaagggaTGTGTTAACAATGCAATATGGTGCCCTGTCTTCTCAAGCTGCTCTTCACGAGGAGTCACATCACAGCTTTCGGGTGCTCCTTCAGGAGCACCTGCTGTCTCCTCTCCTATTATTTTAACAGATTGTGGAGACTTCCTCTGAACCCTGGAGTACATTCATCTGCTGCGGTAGATGTTGCGAAGGAATGCAGTAAATCAGCCAGACCCATATTTCACTGAGTGGCTAAAGTAAGGAGTGCCACTCGCAGCGAGGAGCCTTGGCCAGTGGTCATTTGTCCCTGCGCAATTGCCCACTCCCGATTTTAGCTTCCAGAAAACGCTGTTTTATTTGGAATATGCATGTTACGTGATTTTTGTGAAGGCTTTAGGACTTACTGTTGTTAACTACACGGCCCAGGAAGCATGTGATAGTTTAATGTTTCCCCTGTTGGCGGTGGGTCCATGACTGCGTTCGCCCTGTATGCTTCTTCGCCGTCACTCACATCGGCGTAGAAAGAAACGATGGCGTTTCACTTACAGTGTGAATTTTTATATTAAGCATGTAAGAGCTAACAAATCACGCAGTTGTCAGCTCTAAGGTATACCCTGTAATTTTCAACTCTTATTTGCCCTGTATATCTTCTCTTTGATGAAATCTGCCTCCAGGGGTCCTGGCTTGCCTGGATGGCTACATGAATATAGCCCTGGAGCAGACGGAAGAATATGTAAATGGACAGCTGAAGAATAAGTATGGCGATGCATTTATCCGTGGAAACAATGGTAATATTCTCTCGCCGTACGGTTGTGCAACATCcaagaaaagtttgttttttgttttttggggttttttgtttataATCAGGATCCCCAGCGCATTTTCTACATAATTCAAGAGTTTAGTTTCagttttgtgttgtttatttttaactttttcaatcTCAGATCTTCATTGtgaccagtttctttttttttaagatgcttcGCAGAATTTTGGAATAGACATGACATTCTCACCTTCCCTCTCTTTACTAATGAGGACCTGGGGGGCATTAGGACACTGACCCAGAGCCCTGAATACAGTTTATTAAATTCCCCTGACACTGCCTCTCACGTTGGAAGTTGGAGTTGTAAGAGTGGCCACTATTTCGCCTGTATCTTTGGTTTGCAGTATCTGGAAGGTAGCTTGTCCTGATGTCCTTTCTGTCTTAAACGTTCAAATGCTTTTTGTGGAGGTTTGTATCCTCTACTTTGGCAAAAATGACAAAGTAGGAAACATGATTCTAAAGCTACTCCACTTTTTAACAGCTAGTATGTTGCTATGATTATTATGGTTACTCTTAAGTACCTtgtctaaaaagaaaactaccaaAGAAGTTGTATTTGAATTTCTCAGGGGGAAGGGAAAAACATCAAAACTGAGGGAATTATCCCttgacccatcccccacccccccctttggTCCCATTCCCCAAATGGAGCTCGGGGGCTCCTGAGTTCGGATTTTTTATTGATGTGAATTCTTTAGTTCTGGGTAATTTCTTCATCCCCCTTAACAGTTGGATCTCGGCTTTGAACTAAATATCCTGACTTTTGTTGTAGGTGTTCTGTATCCCGTTCTTACAGTACCATATTTCTTCACCTCCTGTCTTTGTATACATATTTTGCTGGCTTTTTATTCCTTCCAACATGTAGGGTTTCCTCGATTTTTTTCTGTTAGTCTTATTTTACTCCCCCCATTTACTAGAAATGTTCTGATGGTTGCCCCTCTCCAGACAGCTGAAAGCAGTGGTCACCTGTGAGTGGTGACAGGCTGGATTCTGTCCTGTGCTCACTGCTTCTTGGGCTGGTCCAATTCTACCGTCGTTCTGCTGCTTCCCTTCCTGATAACTTTTTCCATGATGTAATCAGTGGTAGTTACCCTTAGACTCCCAAATTCACATCTTTGTCTCTTAAAAAGGATCCTGTTTAATTTGTGCTATGTTCTTTGATCAAGGTACCTCTTCATGGTCACTTTGAACGGACGGGTTGGAGTCTgagggggcctgggggtgggaggggaagaacGCCTCTGAAAGCCTGACCAGAGTCACCTAGTTATTAAGTTTTGTCTTATTCTGATGTCCTAAAGAGTTCAGTTTGGGTGGTCACAAGAGGATAGCGGAGCAAAACTTTGGATAGGTTGATACTTTAAAAGGGAACGCAGAATAaagattttagtatttaaaaacacccccaaaaaacccccAGACTCCTCAGCTCTTATTTATCCTGTTGTAGTTAAAATAGTAAACAGCAAGTTTAGAGTTTATGTTGGAGAGATggatgaaaatatgttttttattgttaatctGAGGTTTCGCCTGGTAAATTTACTGATTTACCTTACTACAAGCAGAATTgttataattataaaacattcttACATTCCAGGGGTTttcacatccattttttttttttttatcctcctGGTCACAATTTACAGTCAAATACATAGTGGACACTAGAACACAGTCCTATAAGACGTCAAACCCAGGTCTAGATTCATCAAATCTAGTTTTTCAGTAGTCCTAGAATTTGTTGTGTGGTATGAAAATTCCTTTTCAGTTTGCAGAGCTGTTGGGCCAAAATCTATTTGCTTTGGAAACTTGCTATTATGATTTTTTAAgcataggtgtttttttttcagcgtgttgtgtgtttttcctttccagtGCTGTATATAAGTACACAGAAGAGAAGGATGTGAAGACGCCGAGAGGACAGTACTTTTCATACttggatatattttttatgagattttttggttcttttgtgACTTGATTTGTCCTGTTTCATAATAGTTGGTGATTTTTCACTGACGTGCGAGTGAGAGAAGTGCACAAAATCGTGGATGTAGTTGTAAAGAGCTTCCTCCATATTTAAGTTCCAGGCATTTTCTTTTCCCGCTCTGTCAGTGTGCagaatgcaaaagaataaaaaagaaagaaagaaaatccatttctCTCTACGTGATTTCTAATTCAGGTCTCAAACCGCGTCATTTGATTGGATTTGCTTTACTCACTTGTCTGAAGAAAGCATGCATATGATGATCATTAAACCATTTTAGAGATGTCCTTCTTTGTCCCAAATTCTTCGGCTTGCCACACGAAACGCTCAAGGGAAGATGTTCTACAGAGGCATCCGGTTTCAGTCCGAGGCCGCAAAGGATTTGCGAGGTCAGAAGTTCAACCTCTGATCCTGTCACCTGGATAGAAAATAGAGCTGGGGATCTAAAGGGGCCACGTCCACAGAGGGAGCGGGAATGTGCATGGAGCTGGGGGAACTCTGAAGGTTAGCCATATTCCGGTTAGCTGAGAGCGACGTCAGTCTGCAGTCACCTTGTACCTCGTCCTGCACAGGTAGCCTTGCCCGATTTTCTTGCCTTCTCTCGGGAGCCTTGGCATCCGTGTTCTCTTAACGTTTATGAAGCACAGGAGGTGAGGAACCAGTCCTGTACTTACCTCTGTCTGGCAGTCGTTTAGATTAAAGCAAAGCCTGGACTTCGTAAACTTACTCAGGTTCCAGTCGCCTTCCtcaccaacacccccccccccccccccccccgccactgcccTGCTCAGGGAGGGGCTTTCGGGCAGCCTTTCTCGAATCTGAGCTGTGAGCTGCGCTGGAGGGTGATGTTGTCCAGGAGCAGAGCACTGAGCTTTCCTGTTGCTTGGCTCAAGGCAGCGCCGCTGCATTCTGTGACTCCTGCTGAGAGGGTTTTCACAGTTTATTAATGAGATTTCCACAACCCTGCTTTCTTCTCTGAGCAGTTTATGCAGTCTCTAGGAACAACAACTGTATCTGGGCACAGAGGTTGAATGAACACCAGACAATTGCGTGAATGTCGTgctggcctccctcctccccctccccaagcgCAGCAGTACTCACtccgggagccgggagccggtGGTGTGGttgagggaggtgggggcaggaccgggaaggagggaggagaggcgtGGTGCTGGTTCTGGAGAAGGATTTGTGGCATTTtgtcttgctttattttaaagaCCAGAGTGAttggaaacaattattttttaatgacccAGGAAAGGTAGCCAGAAACATTTCACAGGGCTTTACTATGGgcacagcaaaaagaaaacactttatgCTACACTTCAATAATTTATCACTTCTTGACAGGGCCTTGAAAAGGGTTCAGTCAGTAAGTACAAATCACCAGGACAACTTTTTTTCCCAAGCGGTGTATCAATCATAAACAACCCCCAGATCTCAGAGGTTTGAAACAACAAACGACTCTCACTCATGCTCTGCATCTGCAGGGTCTGGTGGGTGGGATGCTGCTCCTTGTGGTCACCCGCAGGCTCCGGCTGGGGGAAGCAGTACCTTGTGTCTCCACCATCTCTCTGTGACTCGAGGCTTGGCGCTGCAGGCGAGGAGCAGAAACGGTCCTGCCCAGGCTCTTAGATGCTTTTGCTTGGGGGAGACACCAGTCACTTGCCCTCCATTTTGTTAGCCGAAGCAAGTGAATGGCCATGGTTTCAAGTTTCCAGGATCCAGGAGAGAAAACCAGAAATACTGGTGAACAGTGGCAATATTTGCCACAGTatgtgtattagggttctccagagaaacagaactaataggaTGTGTATGCgtggagagagagatttatttagaGAATTGGCTCACACGgttgtgggggctggcaagtccCCCATTTTCAGGGTCGGCTGGTAGGCCGGAGACTCGGGGAAGAGTTGCAGTTCAAGTCCAGAGGCAGAGTCTGCTGGCAGAATTTCCCCTTCCGGGAGGGTTGCTCTTCTTCTATTAAGGTCTTTTAACTGTTCAGATGAGGCCCACTCCCATTATGgaaggtaatctgctttactcaaagtctctACTGACTTAAATGtgaatctcatctaaaaaatgccttcacagaaacatctagaatgtTTGACCAGATATCTGGGGGCCATGGTCTAGCcaatttgacacataaaattaaccatcacagtatgGTTAATTACAGAAACGAAGAGGTGTACCCAAACCCAAAACTGCAAAGTCTCAAGATTTGATTCCTCATGAAGAAAGACTCCCTTATCGGCTAAGAGTGGGCTTGAGGGACCTCATCCTCCTGGTGCCTTAATTACCTCTTCATtagattccaaagaaaaatagCGATTGGTTCTTTCCCTGGTTTTGGAAGCTGGATCTGAAAAGattgctttggtttggttttgttgcgGGATAACTTAGAGAATCCCAGTTAATAcattcctaaattaaaaaaaaaaaaaataccacctttCCATAGACTAGGTAAGCATGACCTCAGGCTACAGACTGTGGAGAGATGGTCATGGGGTCTTCAGTATGCAGCTGAAGTTCTGTAAACTTTCCAAAGCACAAGGGTATATAGTACATCTAACGCTGAACTTCATCGCTTCTCAGGCGTGAGGTTCGTACGGCGCTTGCTTTTCAGCATGTTTGGAACGCTTTACAAGTACGTATCTTTCTCCTGACAGAGCGAATGTGCCGCCCATCATGGTCAAAGATGACCTGTCCGTAGGACCTGGTCTTCCAGCGCGGTAGAGGTGGCTCACCCTCTGTCGAGGTCCTCTGCCGGGAGCACAG
The sequence above is a segment of the Zalophus californianus isolate mZalCal1 chromosome 2, mZalCal1.pri.v2, whole genome shotgun sequence genome. Coding sequences within it:
- the LSM6 gene encoding U6 snRNA-associated Sm-like protein LSm6, producing MSLRKQTPSDFLKQIIGRPVVVKLNSGVDYRGVLACLDGYMNIALEQTEEYVNGQLKNKYGDAFIRGNNVLYISTQKRRM